The Amycolatopsis sp. QT-25 genomic sequence GTCGCGGCTGGCGCGACGCGGTTCCGGCAGCGCCGCGCGCTCGATCTTCGGCGGGTTCGCCGTTTGGCGGCGTGGTGAAGGGCTGGGGACGGCAGGTGACCTCAGCAGCCATGCCGAACCGGTCTCCGCTCCCGCTCTGGATCCGGCACTCGTCGTCGCGGTGGTCGACACCCGTGAGAAGGCCGTGTCGAGCAGGGAGGCCATGCGCCGGACGGTCGAGACCTCGCCGTTCTACCGCCCCTGGGCCGAGTCGTCCGAACGCGACTTCCACGACATGCTCGCCGCCATCGACGGCGGAGATCTCGCCGCGGTCGGGGAAATCGCCGAGCGGAACGCGCTCGGAATGCACGCGACGATGCTCGGCGCGCGCCCGCCGGTGCGGTACTTCGCGCCCGGTTCGATGCGGGTGCTCGACCGCGTCACCCGGTTACGCGCCGACGGGGTCGCCGCTTACGCGACGATGGACGCGGGGCCGAACGTCAAGGTGCTCTGCGCACGGGGCGATGGCGCCACCGTCGCCGAAGCCCTCCACGGTCTCGCCGACGTGATGGCGGTCCACGTGGCCGCTCCCGGCCCCGGCGCGATGAGGACCGGCGTGCCCGCGCACACCAGACCGGTCTCGTGATCCGCGTCGACGTGCCGGGGAAACTGTTCGTCGCCGGTGAGTACGCGGTCCTCGAACCGGGCGGTGCGGCGGTGCTGGTCGCGGTCGACCGCTTCCTGACCGTGCGCGCGACACCGCACGATTCACGGCGAACGGTCACGAGCGAGCACACCGGAGGACGAATCGTCGACTTCACCGGGGCACCTCGTCCGGTGGTCGCCGCGGTAGCCGTGGTCGAGCGGCTCGCCATGGACGCGGGACGACGGCGAATCGGTTTCGAACTCGACATCCGCTCCGCCCTCGACGAGGCCGACGGCCGCAAGTACGGTCTCGGCTCCTCGGGCGCGGTCACGGTGGGGGTGGTGCGGGCTCTCGGCGCGTTGTACGGCTTCGACCTGAAGGCCGGGGAAGTGGTCAAACTGGCTCTGTTGTCGGTGTTCTCGGACGATCCCCACTGCTCCGGCGGTGACGTGGCGGCCTCGGCACTGACCGGCTGGGTGGCCTACCGGTCGCCGGATCGCGCGCGCGTCGCCGAATGGTGGTCCGATCCGAGGACGTCGCTCGGAGACCTGCTGTCCAGGCCGTGGCCGCTGCTGGCCGTCGAGAACCTCGCCGCGCCGCGCGCGCTGGAGCTGGTGATCGGGTGGACGGGACGGCCCGCGAAATCCCGTTCTCTCGTCGCCGCGGTACGTGCGGGGATCTCCGAGGCGGGCTTCCGCCGGTTCCGTGAGGAGAGCGACGCCTGCGTCGCGCGGCTCGTCGCGGCCCTGGACGAGGGCGACGATCAGGGAACGGCGCATGCCGTCGCCGAGGTGGGGCTGTTGGTGCGGGCATTGGGCGAGCTCGCGGGAGTCGTGATCGAAACCCCCGAACTGGCGGACCTCCGCGTCCGCGCGGAAGCACTCGGTGGGGTGGCGAAGAGTTCCGGCGCGGGCGGCGGCGACTGCGGGATAGCCCTCCTGCCCGCCCCCGAGGACGTGGAGACCCTTCGGCGGAGCTGGCGGGCCGCCGGTGTCGTCCCGCTCGACCTGCGGGTGCACACGTCCGACGACAGACGGAAGGGTGATCTCCGGTGACCTACGCCGACCGCAAGGACGACCACGTGCGGCTCGCCGTGGCACAGCACACGGGGCACGTTCGCGAAAGTCCTTACGACGACGTGCGTTTCCTGCACCACGCGCTGGCGGGAATCGGCGAGGCCGCGGTGTCGCTCGAAACCGAAGTGGCCGGGATGACCTGGCCGGTCCCGCTCTTCGTCAACGCGATGACCGGTGGCAGCGACCGCACGCGGATCATCAACCAGGGGCTCGCCCGCGCCGCCAGGGAGACCGGCCTGCCGATCGCGTGCGGTTCGATGAGCGCGTACCTCGCCGATCCGGCCGTCGCGGACACGTACCGGGTGATACGAGCCGAGAACCCCGACGGTGTCGTCATCGCGAACGTCAACGCCAACACCTCGCCCGAGGCGGCCCGTCGCGCCGTGGATCTGATCGACGCCGACGCGCTGCAGATCCATCTCAACTCCGTCCAGGAGATCGTGATGCGGGAGGGCGACCGGGATTTCTCCGCCTGGCCGCGCAACGTCGAGCGCATGATCGCCGCACTCGACGTCCCCGTCGTCGTCAAGGAGGTCGGATTCGGGCTCAGCGCCAGAACCATCGGCCTGCTCGCCGATCTCGGGGTGCGCACGGCCGACGTGTCCGGGCGCGGGGGAACGAACTTCGCGGCCATCGAGAACTCGCGACGGGGCCAGGCCGCGTTGCCCTATTTGGACGACTGGGGACAGTCGGCGCCGGCCTGCCTGATCGAAGCGGCCGACGTCGCCCGGCGCCGCGATGTGGTCCTGCTGGCGTCCGGCGGGGTGCGGCACCCGCTGGACGTGGTGCGCGCCCTGGCGTTGGGCGCGGGCGCTGTCGGCGTGTCCGGGACTTTTCTTTCCCTTTTGGACAGCTCCGGGAGTGAAGTGCTGACGACGGCGATCCGGGACTGGATCACGCAGATCCGGCGGCTGATGGTCGTCCTCGGCGCGCCGACCGTGGCGGCACTGACGCACACCGACGTCCTGTGCACCGGGGAGCTGGCGGAGTTCTGCCGTCTGCGGGAAATCGACCTCGCCGGTTACGGCAGGCGTTCGTCCGGATGACACGAACGCCTGCCGCGACCGGGATCACCCGCGTTCGATCAGGTGGCCGACGACCTCGGGGCCCGGATGCGCGTGGCCGGAGCCGTCGCGCCGGGCGTCGATCTCGGGCAGTTCGATCGGGTCGCCGCCGCGGCTCGCGCCCGCGGGACGTGGCCCGATCCACGCGACGGTCAGCCTGTTTTCGCCCTTGAGGAACCGATGCGCCCGGACCCCGCCCGTCGCCCGGCCCTTCGCCGGGTATTCGCTGAACGGGGTCACCTTCACATTCGCGCCCGTCGCGGTGACGACCAGTGGCTCGCCGTGTTCGGCGTCATCGGTGCGGATCGCCCCGAAGAACACCGCCTCGGCTTCACCACTGAGGTTGATCCCGGCCATCCCGCCGCCCTTGAGGCCCTGTGGCCGCACCAGCGAAGCCGCATAGCGCAACAGGGACGCTTCGGACGAGACGAACGCCAAGGTCTCGTCGCCGTCGGTGAGCCAGGTCGCGCCGACGACCTTGTCGCCTTCTTTGAGGCTGATCACGTCGAACTCGTCCGAGCGGACCGGCCACTCCGGCGTGCACACCTTCACCACACCGAGTTTCGTCCCGAGCGCCAGTCCCGGCGAACCGGCGGCCTGTTCCCCGAGCGGGGCCAGCCCGACGACACGCTCGTCCTTCGCCAGCGGCACCAGTTCCCTGGCGGCCATCCCCCCGCGGATCGACACCGTCCCGGCCTGCTCCGGCAGCACCGGCAGCGGCAGGACGTCGATCTTGAACGCCCGGCCGCGGTCGGTCACCAGCAGCACCTGGCCCCGCGCGGTGGAATGCACGACGCCCGACACCGAGTCGTGTTTGACGCGGCCGTTGCGGCGCCTGACCTCGGACGCCTCCTCCGATTCCGCCGCGGTGCGGGCGACGAGACCGGTCGCGGACAGGATGACCTGACACGGGTCGTCGGCCACTTCGAGCGGGCCGGACGGTTTCGACGCGGCGAGGACCTCTTTCAGGTCGCCGTCGATCAGCGAGGTGCGGCGTTCGGCCGGGGAGTCCTTGACGATCTGGGCCAGCTCGCTCGACACGAGCTTCTTCAGCACCGACTCGTCGTCGAGGATTTTCGACAGCTCGGCGATCTCCTCGCGCAGCTTGTCCTGCTCGGCCTCGAGTTCGATCCGGTCGTACTTCGTGAGCCGCCGCAGCGGGGTGTCCAGGATGTAGGTCGCCTGGATCTCCGACAGCTTGAACCGCTTCATCAGGCCGTCCTTCGCGGCCGCGGCGTTCTCGCTCTCACGGATCAGCTTGATCACCTTGTCGATGTTGAGCAGGGCGATCAGCAGCGCGTCGACCAGGTGCAGCCGTTCCTCGCGCTTGCGGCGGCGGTACCTGGTCCGCCGGGTCACCACTTCGTACCGGTGCCGCAGGAACACCTCGAGCAGCGGCTTGAGCCCCAGCGTCCGCGGCTGACCGTCCACGAGCACCAGGTTGTTGATGCCGAAGGACTGTTCGAGCGGCGTCAGCCGGTACAGGTCCGCCAGCAGCGCCTGCGGGTTCACGCCAACCTTGCACTCGATGACCAGCCGCGTCCCGCTCTCCCGGTCCGTGAGGTCCTTGACGTCGGCGATCCCGGTGAGCCGCTTGGACTTGTTGACCTCGTCGGTGATCTTCTCGATCACCTTCTCCGGGCCCACGCCGTACGGCAGTTCGGTGACGGTGATCGCCTGACGGCCGCGGCTGCCTTCCAG encodes the following:
- the mvaD gene encoding diphosphomevalonate decarboxylase; the protein is MTVTATAHPNIALVKYWGKRDEAQHLPVTSSLSLTLDIFPTTTTVTVPGDLAFDVVTLGGEPAPDAVAGKVTAFLDLVRERAGDRRRALVETVNSGPMGAGLASSAAGFAALAVASASAYGLKLDRRGLSRLARRGSGSAARSIFGGFAVWRRGEGLGTAGDLSSHAEPVSAPALDPALVVAVVDTREKAVSSREAMRRTVETSPFYRPWAESSERDFHDMLAAIDGGDLAAVGEIAERNALGMHATMLGARPPVRYFAPGSMRVLDRVTRLRADGVAAYATMDAGPNVKVLCARGDGATVAEALHGLADVMAVHVAAPGPGAMRTGVPAHTRPVS
- a CDS encoding phosphomevalonate kinase, with product MIRVDVPGKLFVAGEYAVLEPGGAAVLVAVDRFLTVRATPHDSRRTVTSEHTGGRIVDFTGAPRPVVAAVAVVERLAMDAGRRRIGFELDIRSALDEADGRKYGLGSSGAVTVGVVRALGALYGFDLKAGEVVKLALLSVFSDDPHCSGGDVAASALTGWVAYRSPDRARVAEWWSDPRTSLGDLLSRPWPLLAVENLAAPRALELVIGWTGRPAKSRSLVAAVRAGISEAGFRRFREESDACVARLVAALDEGDDQGTAHAVAEVGLLVRALGELAGVVIETPELADLRVRAEALGGVAKSSGAGGGDCGIALLPAPEDVETLRRSWRAAGVVPLDLRVHTSDDRRKGDLR
- the fni gene encoding type 2 isopentenyl-diphosphate Delta-isomerase; this translates as MTYADRKDDHVRLAVAQHTGHVRESPYDDVRFLHHALAGIGEAAVSLETEVAGMTWPVPLFVNAMTGGSDRTRIINQGLARAARETGLPIACGSMSAYLADPAVADTYRVIRAENPDGVVIANVNANTSPEAARRAVDLIDADALQIHLNSVQEIVMREGDRDFSAWPRNVERMIAALDVPVVVKEVGFGLSARTIGLLADLGVRTADVSGRGGTNFAAIENSRRGQAALPYLDDWGQSAPACLIEAADVARRRDVVLLASGGVRHPLDVVRALALGAGAVGVSGTFLSLLDSSGSEVLTTAIRDWITQIRRLMVVLGAPTVAALTHTDVLCTGELAEFCRLREIDLAGYGRRSSG
- a CDS encoding DNA topoisomerase (ATP-hydrolyzing), giving the protein MARRKGTTTKVDPSAFDKPGANVFDNSLKTEIEDSYLEYAYSVIHSRALPDARDGLKPVHRRIMYSMNENGYRPTHAYVKSARVVGDVMGKYHPHNDAAIYDAMVRLAQDFSLNVPMVDGHGNFGSPDDGPAASRYTEARLSREAMLLVGELGEDTVDFRPNYDGSLEEPTVLPAAFPNLLVNGTSGIAVGMATNMIPHNLTEVIGAARWLIHHPNATLDKLMEFVPGPDLPTGGSLLGLDEVRRAYETGRGVVRMRATATTGPLEGSRGRQAITVTELPYGVGPEKVIEKITDEVNKSKRLTGIADVKDLTDRESGTRLVIECKVGVNPQALLADLYRLTPLEQSFGINNLVLVDGQPRTLGLKPLLEVFLRHRYEVVTRRTRYRRRKREERLHLVDALLIALLNIDKVIKLIRESENAAAAKDGLMKRFKLSEIQATYILDTPLRRLTKYDRIELEAEQDKLREEIAELSKILDDESVLKKLVSSELAQIVKDSPAERRTSLIDGDLKEVLAASKPSGPLEVADDPCQVILSATGLVARTAAESEEASEVRRRNGRVKHDSVSGVVHSTARGQVLLVTDRGRAFKIDVLPLPVLPEQAGTVSIRGGMAARELVPLAKDERVVGLAPLGEQAAGSPGLALGTKLGVVKVCTPEWPVRSDEFDVISLKEGDKVVGATWLTDGDETLAFVSSEASLLRYAASLVRPQGLKGGGMAGINLSGEAEAVFFGAIRTDDAEHGEPLVVTATGANVKVTPFSEYPAKGRATGGVRAHRFLKGENRLTVAWIGPRPAGASRGGDPIELPEIDARRDGSGHAHPGPEVVGHLIERG